GCGGGAGTGGGTGGGGGAGGCAGTGTGGGCGGAGGGGCCGGCGGGGACGACGTGGCGGACGGGGAGACAGCCGGGGAGGTGAGCTTGGTCCCGGCGTGGGAGGGGGACGCGGCGGGGGAGGTGGAGACGGGGCGGTGCTTGGACGTGGGGGGAGacgaggtggaggaggaagggcctggggcggcggtggctgaggaggaggaagtgggggagtgggcggcgccggagctggaggcggatggcgcggcggccggcgactgcgacgaggccggggcggcggcggcagcggcgacgaggagcaggagcaggaggcgaCGAGCCATGGGGTGGGGAGGAAGCTGGTGGCCGGCACTTCCGCAGTGAGTGCGAGAGAGAAGTGTGAAGCGGAGGGGAAGGCCACCCAGCAAGCTCAGCTCGtttactagagagagagaggggtggaCACTGGAGCAGAGCAGCAGGGTTAAAGGATGGGTGTGTCACTGTGACACTGTGTGTGGGCATGTGAGAAAGGGCTTGGCTTTGTGCAGAGGTGTCTGGTTTTCTGATGATGAAAGGCTGAAGATGCACCGAGGCATCTTTACCTGTAAATCCCGTAAACGaaaaaaaaacaccacattGAATGTTTTAACACatgcataaaataataaatgaagtttatttacaatttttttttacatagatgagctataaatcgcgagacgaatctaatgagtatacttaattcatgatttgcaacaatgatgttacagtaaccatccactaattatagattaattatagattaattagcattattagattcgtctcgcgatttataatctatctatgtaaaaagttttgtaaatagactttatttaatacttcaaattagtaagattacGTCGAAAAAAAATTTACGTtctatctaaacacagcctgagtttttttgaaaaagaagaTGCACTGAGCACGAGTACAGTGCATGCATGAGTGTTGAAAAAGAAGATGCACTGAGCACGAGTACAGTGCATGCATGAGTGAAGGAGAGTTCTAGTAGATGAGAGGGGGATGGGTGGACTTTCACTATTCATAAAACTACCTGCAAATGCCATGTATCAATAAATACTGTTTTGGAGAGGGTATGTAGGAACAGGATCAAGGGTGGTGGTAGCTTTGGAACTTGGTGTTGATGGCATGAATATGATTAGCGCAAGATGACCCTATCTAGATAGTAATCTCTCCCAAGTCACAAAGCCAAAGAAGGATCCATGGCAttccataaaaaaaaagatccaTGGTAATAAGGGTCAGctttgcctttacctttggtcTTTGTTCCCTCCTTTGTTTGTCTTAAGTGGCAAGCGATGCCAAGATGCTTCGGAGGTACTAACAGCAACAGTACAAAAGGGGGGGAAACGAAAAAGGCTGCTTGCAAATGGTTCAGGatcacagtttttttttttttggagagagaggaaggatcACAGTTGCTGGGCTCAGATTCAAGTTCAACACATGCAGGTCTTGCTGGGCTCAGATAACAGCCCGAGCTGTCCACTGGAGGCCCACCAGAAAGGTTGACTTTGTTAGCCCAATGTGTAAGTAGCGAGTTTAGGATTGTGGGCAACACTCACGCTTGCCCCATCTAAATTGGGCCCAGTAAGGCAAGTCCGCAttgttttcctttccttttttttctctcggaATTTCTACCACTCGGCTAAATTGTTTGCGACGTTTTGACTCAAATTTGGCGGAATTTCCTTACTGAAATATGTATTACAGTGAAGATTGTGTTgcgttctttctttttttttttgagacgacACTGGCACACTGCTAACGTTTGTCTTAAACAAATGGCACAAGAGAGTGTGTGCTTCTATTGACGTAAATGAACAATAGTTAACAAGACAGCCCGGGAGACAGAAATTAGGAGAGCAAGACAAACATCAATATCTAGTACAATACACCTGTACATGCATACTATGATCCGCATCACTCGCGCTAGCTACTAGCGTGAACACTGCTCGTCTGAACACTATCACATTCATTCAGATCAACTGAATGGGAATTGGGATCCAATTCCCACACATTCGACATCTCTGTCCTGCATATGCATCCAGCTTGTGTCCTTCAGGGACAGCCAGCACTACTCAACTGAACAGCAAGCTAACATTGTATCTCATGCAAGAACAGTAGGTGTGCCGGTCTTTTCTGATGTAGACCAGCAGTACCTGCATAGGATGCTGCTGCCATACAATACAACGACGGTAGTAGTAGTGGCATCCAGTTGCAAAAGAACCTGTTCTCTGTTCCCACTCACTCTGTTGCTTGCACAATCTCCTATCGAATTCCATGTACCGTCCAGCTCGTCCGAAAGCTCAAGCCGTTGGTTAAGAGAAACGCAGCCGAGTTGATTTCATTCGCCAACCAGCTCATCCAAAAAGCCCGATTTCTTCCATATTAAAACTTCAACCGCTGTTGTGCAAGTGAAGCTATGCAGCTACCAGAAAAAGGCACGGTAGATTCTTCTGCATCTTTGCCAATAAAAACTCTTGAGACATTCTCTTGAGACATTCTCACTCTGCAGCAGTAGACCAAAACCTTTCTCCACGACCGCATCACACACTGTCACTTTACAGCCGAGTGCCTGCAGAATGCTTCAGGCTTACTCCCGCTTTGTTTACCGCCTTTAACCACTCTTTACCCCAGAGGCATCTCTTGATCAGATCTCTGACTGACTGTCTGGATCACATTCACTGTGACCTCACCTCATCCCTGCGCCAGATAAATTTCTTTCAGTTGCCGCCACGACACCACGACACCAGCAGCACCCTGAGCTCTGAGACGCCACGCCATGGAATGAGATGGCATGGAATATTAGCACTGAGCAAAGCGCCCTGCAATTGCACTGGAGGGGTAAAGgtggcaacttttttttttttgggcggGGACCTTTGCAACTTTTTCAACTAGCGGAGTCACCTTTTGATCAAGACTTTGCCGATGCCACCCAAGTCAAAAGAGTGAGCAATTCAGTGCCCTACCTAGCTCTCTCCACGCATGATTGATCGGAATTTTTGTTGTGCAGAGAGCAGAGTAGTCCCGAGGCTCTAAAAAGGGGGTGATGGCCTTCGTAACAACCTTCCACTGCTCATGTGACTCCCTTATGTGTGTGGTCCTTCAGTTCGTGAAAACGCAGCAAACGGATTGCGGAAAGCTGCggatttttttttgctggaTTCATGTGTTTGATTGAATTTAGTGATGGATCTGGCTGGATCGGAGCgtcttttttcatgtttttccaTTCGGATCGTGTGCATAGACCCCAGTCGACCGCGTGGAAATGGATGATCAATTAGCTTCAATAATTTGGTTTGCTGTTTCTGCTGTTGGTGTTAAAGCGGATAGATTTGACAATGTTATCGCCTGCTTTTTCGTAGCAACCTTTTGTAGCCTTTGTGCATAGGAGGGGAGCTTCATTGTCAAACTAGTAGAATCCTGAAGCAGTCTGCTCTGTTTGATCCTGTTGAAGCATGAGTGTGCACAGTTTGGACTTCAAGAACTTTTTGGAAGACAGGAATCGGGAATCTGCACAAACTTTAAATGAAATCCATATGAAGCAGTTGGCTCCCACAAAATCTGGGGAGAGTTTACGAGTTCCAAATAATAGACCTTAACAATGGTGTTCCATGGTCTTGTTCCGAGAGATGTAATCCATTCCCAGTTGCTACAACGGTCATGATGCCAGCTAATGTACTCAGCACATTGGAGGGGGAACAGGAAAGAAAATCTGCAGGTACTGATGCAAAGGTCCAATCTTCAAGAGTTTGACTCAACTAGGGGGCTAGGGAGGTGAGAGTAGTCCTACGAGTACTTCATTTAGTTTAGACAATGGTCTCTTCTTCCCAAGGAGAACACACAGCCCTAAGAATAAAGCTATTCCTTCCATGAAGAAAGATGGgggcaagcaagagcaaggccATCAATGCCAACGGCATCAGGGTGATGGCATGGCCACGGTGCTGGAGCCTCAAGCTTCTCAGGGAATGGAGCACAAAGCAAAGAGATACTCCTAACAAAGTGGCAAAGGTAAGCTAGTCACAGCTCATATCAGAGATAATACTTGTATATATATTCATCACAACACCTGAGGGGAAGCACATGGGGACCCCATGCCATCATACTAATGAATCATACTCCCCAGCACACTACAGACCAAAGTTGAATGCAagctgtgtgtgtgtgaggggggggggggggggggagggctaCATTGATGCTGCATTATGATACTGACGACAATTTAACATTTCAGAAAGCTAATACCATGAGCTTTAGCATACAATAGTGAGAAAGAGAAGACATGAGTGCACAGCAAAAAAACAATTCAAGCCATGATATTCATAGAAGTTTTGGCTTACATCAAACTTCTGTAGAATACAACCACCATCTCATACTAAATAATAGAGATGTGAAGGAAAAGGGTACACAGCCTGACCCCCATCAGGACCACCCACACAGATTACATAATTTCCCCCTAAAAGTTAGTTTGACCACAGACTATCACCAACCAAGCCTACTAGACTGCTGCTAATCAGACTCAACGACGATGAAATCACTCTCAATTGCCCACGAAGAAATCCTTCTTCCTCGCTGGCCTCCGATGATTAGTGCGACTATGACAGAAAGAAGCACCACCTCCATGATCCGTATCATGTGGCTGGATGGAGAACACCCATAGTTCTTCATCCATGAGGTACCGACAGAAGAAAGACACAAGTTACAGACAAGACTACCTACTACCAAATCTCAGGATGAGATCAGACAGGATTCTTCACACAAGGCCTCCTCTGGGATATGGAAGGCCATGTGAGTGCCTTAAGCTCCCTATTTACAGAGGACATTTGGAATGGTAAAGCTCCAAATCCTCCTTAGCTCTTTGTTTCTCTACCCTACATCCATCAAAATCAGTCAGTTGGAATGCAAGAAGCTGAGTATGGATGGGCTACCAATCACTTGCAATCTAGCTGTAGGGCTCCGCTCCACGCGACGTTATCATCTGCCTTCTCTAGAGCTGCAACCTTAGCACGATGGCATGGGAGAAGACCGACCTTGCTCTTCTCACCTTGCGGAAGCTCAACAGTCTCACTGACAGATCCAGACTTGATATCAGTGGGCGGGATGAAACAATCCATGGAGAGGCCAGGCACGTTGAATGCAACCTCCTCAATACTCCATGCCTCCTCCATACGAGTCTTGGTGTGGCTCATAGCCGCCTCCCCAAAACGGAATAGGGTCACAGCTGAGCGCCCAGAGTGTGCAATCATAATACCCTCCACGGGACGGTAGTCCTCAATAAAGGAATTGATAGTAGTCTCCCAGTAAACTGCATCGCCTCCGGTTGTTGACTGGATTCGGGTGAGGTGTGAGTCCTCCATATGGACAAGAAGCCCGGTCTTCTGGCTGAAGTACCCAAAGAGCACATGCCGGATGATCTCTGCAAGCCCCTCACTGCGTGCTCTGAGCGTCTCAGGATCAGCACACAGCTTCAGGATGAAGCAATCCTCCCCATTCACCTTCCTCTCGCCAATGCACCTTGCACCAGCAAACATGCTTGCTGCAGTCAATGGATCCAAGCCCTACAGAGACCAGGAACAACAATTTTTCAGTCAGATTCAGGCTCCTTCAGCAAACAACGCAGTTACAGGCATGGTGGTAAAACCGGTTTACACCGGCGTTATACCTGAAGAGCACGACGGAGTGGGCGGACAGGGCCCTTCGCGGCATGCGCGCCAAGCCATGGTGTGTGGCGCCACACAAGCTTGCCATTGCAGCCTGcgtgcaccttgctcccaccgACGGCCAGCTCAATGTACCACATCTCTGGGACCATCTGCCACAGCACGAAGCGGCCAGGCTCGGCGCGCTGCGCCGCCATACGGTTCCTCACAACACGGCCACCGGTCTCGAACTCAGTAGCGACCATCCTCACCTTGCCCATGGCATAGGCGTTCCGGATGGAGGAGAGCAGCCTCTGCCCGCCAGAGGCAGCCAGATACTGCTGCAAGATGTACTGCGCCGACGAGGTCTCCTGCGTAGAACAAACACACCAAGAACTCACTGTCACACAGTTGTACTAGTACACTGAACAACCGAAATTTACAGCGAATAGCTCAGCTAATCATTCTTTACAGCCAATAATTTCCCCAAAACAATTGCAGCAAATGGACGGTGCCTGTCATATCACAACAGGTAAGGAAAGCCACCTTTACAGCCGCAATGTGCTCAGACGCCAATATTTTAGGAAATGAACGAAATCCCCCCCAAACACATCACATCAAGAACCCATTTTTACAGTGTTTTCTGTTTCCCTTCCCCTAGGgagccaacaagctttctggaatAAATGTCAGGAGAAACACCAGACAAAAGCTCCCACAGTAAACTGAAGCAGCAGCTCAAGAACGAAGCACAGAAAAAGACAGCAATTCGAGCTACAGGGAGGCACATTCAGCTACCAAGAAACTCAAATCTTGACGCCGGGACTGCAAAGCGCATAAATTTTCGGCTCAGGAATTTCACCGAGCACCCAACTGAGCCCAATCTAGAGCACACGCACGCAAGCGAAAGCAGGAAGCGAGCAGCGGCGGGGTTCGGTCCTTACAATGGGGGTGTCCTTGATGCTGAGGTGCGgcagcggctcggcggcgcagaCGTGCACGGGCGCGAGCGGCGCGCCCATGACGCCGAGCAGCAGCCTCAGGTCGTTCCGCCGCGCGGCGCCCGcgtccgccgctgccgcggacgccggcgcgcgcgcgagctGGAGCTGGCCGCGCACCCACTGGCCCCACCcctcccgccgcgcgccggcgcccggGGCGGCCTCCGGATCCGGGCCCTCCATGAGCGGCGCGAGCGCCTCCCCGGCGCCTCCGGccacgcgcagcgccgccgccacctcggccGCGTTggacgccgaccgccgccgcgcccgcgccggcgacaGCCCGCACGCCACCTCCTCCCGCAGCGCGGAGAAGAAGCCATGCTTCTTGGTGTCCATGGCGGGGGGGAGGGGATGGCAGCGCGGGGCAGGGACCTGGCTGTGAATCGCGGGAACCTCGAGCCCCTCTGGAGAAGGGAGCCCCAGGCGCTTGCGGTGTGAGACAGGGAGCGGAGGGCGTGGAGCGGGGCGCGAATATATGGGAAGGCGAGGGGGCTGAGCGGAAAAGGACAGGGAGGGAGTGGGAGCAGAATGGAGGCGCCGACTGCGTGAAGCAGCGGGAGTGAAGACCGCGAGGGGGTTATACGGTTACCAGTGGACTGAGAGGCTTCCCGTCACCGCCCCTGGTGAGCCTACCGCGTCCATTGCAATGCTACCTGCAAGTGCTGGCTTCTGGGCTTTTATTCATAGAATgcagttgtgtgtgtgtgtttttttttaaaaaaaattactttTGGTGTCATTTTGGGTTGATTTGTTTTGCGATATTTGTGGATCCGGCATTTGATTAGAGGTGGTTAGGCATGAGCTGAAGTGTTTGCAGAGTGATTCGAATGGATTGTAGTAATTGTACATCTTAGTAGAGAAATGTTTGCTTGAGTTACTTGTAGCATGGCAAAATAAGGTAGGATAACGACACTTTTTGTAGGGTTATGCATGACCACAAAAGTTGGAAGATGGCAAAATAGCATATTCGAAATATTTAAATGTCTCTGCTTTAAGCTCATCAATGTCGACCAATATCGATAAATACGGATAATTCCATCCCCGTGTAATTTGTGATCCTTTGCCATATTTGCAAAGAGACAAGAGTAAGTTGATCTACATCGACCTTGTCCACGTATTCTTCATCATTCTCAATCTAGTGGATGCATACCTCATCACGCGTAGTCATAGCTCCAACTCGTAACATGAGTTATCTTCTACTAGTTTCTTTTTTCCAGCATGACTCCAATTTTTGCACGCACAAGTGGCAGCATCAGCTCACCAAGCGACCATCATATAGCTCAAAGAGAGGAGCCAAAAAAAAATAACGAAGTAAAATGTCAAATGGTCTAGGAGGCCTACAGAAAAACACCAGGTATCTCTGTCCCCTGGCGTGGTGACTGCATGAGGGTGAGGTGAGCACAGCCGCCAGCCAGACCTGCCACGTGGGCCCGCGCCGCACCTTGACGGCGCCGTTAGAGAAGCTTCGGGTGCCctgacggcggcgcgccggcctgCACGGAGGACTGGAGGAGTGGAGGACAACCCCAGCCGTTAGGGCCACGTGATCGCCCACCCCCTCCCTTTACTCCGTTCCCATTGGCTGGATGGAGTAGCGGCCACTCCTAATCCAGCTTAGCTTAGATTCACACAGGCTTTAGTTAGCTTTAAGCAATGCAAGTGGC
The nucleotide sequence above comes from Panicum virgatum strain AP13 chromosome 3K, P.virgatum_v5, whole genome shotgun sequence. Encoded proteins:
- the LOC120699915 gene encoding uncharacterized protein LOC120699915, which translates into the protein MDTKKHGFFSALREEVACGLSPARARRRSASNAAEVAAALRVAGGAGEALAPLMEGPDPEAAPGAGARREGWGQWVRGQLQLARAPASAAAADAGAARRNDLRLLLGVMGAPLAPVHVCAAEPLPHLSIKDTPIETSSAQYILQQYLAASGGQRLLSSIRNAYAMGKVRMVATEFETGGRVVRNRMAAQRAEPGRFVLWQMVPEMWYIELAVGGSKVHAGCNGKLVWRHTPWLGAHAAKGPVRPLRRALQGLDPLTAASMFAGARCIGERKVNGEDCFILKLCADPETLRARSEGLAEIIRHVLFGYFSQKTGLLVHMEDSHLTRIQSTTGGDAVYWETTINSFIEDYRPVEGIMIAHSGRSAVTLFRFGEAAMSHTKTRMEEAWSIEEVAFNVPGLSMDCFIPPTDIKSGSVSETVELPQGEKSKVGLLPCHRAKVAALEKADDNVAWSGALQLDCK